The Bubalus bubalis isolate 160015118507 breed Murrah chromosome 2, NDDB_SH_1, whole genome shotgun sequence genome includes the window GCAGGCAGTGGCATCAGGTAGCTGGGTTTAGAGAAATTAATGCCTGTGGAAACCAATGAGGAAATATAGCACCTCTGCAAAATTCTCAGGCCATCCAGACCAATTCTCACTGGCCAGTATTTGCAAGTGATATTTCAGAGAACTGCAGTGTTTAAGCTCCTGCATGCAAGGCAAGTTATTGCATGTCATGACAGAGAGAACATAGCAACCCCAGAATTTAACCAGGAGGCTGctgtttgtttcacttttcatTGTAGACTCAGATGTGTCATTAAAAAGATCAATGAGAATAGGAATAAACTGCAAATGTTTGGCTCTTCTCTGGTTGACAGGGTTTAAGTAACACCAAGATGCGACACTTTGGAGCAGCAGGATCTTTATTTTTGGTACCATCTCATAATTTTGCAACAAGTGAGCTACTTCTTTCATGTACTCAGCTGCAAAATTTCCAGCAGTGGGTCCTCCTGTAAAACAAAGCATTTGCATTTCCAGAAGTATTTGATATGTCTAGTAGCTAGTAACATGAGTGCTCCTGTGTTACACTCAGTTCTCCTCTCCCCCGCCACCCCAAACTCCACGTGCTGCTCTGAAGTTGAGAATGTGTACATTGATCAGCGTGGGGTTACATGAAGAGCACTGGGAGGTCCCTGCCTGCTCAGAGCTCTTCCCTGGCTCCTTCATTGGCACCTGTCAGTACTGCAAGATGAATAAAGCCTGGCTGTGTTCACCTTGCAGATCTCCCTCACAGTTTCATTCCCGAGTCTCGGTCTTCAGTGCTTGAAGAAGTACCAGAACATTAgcacaaacaaaggaaaaaccaACAGGCTGAGCTGCAAGGTCAGGGTCTAACTGGCAAGAGAGGTTTTTCCCAAGCTGTCCATCACTGTTCTGTTCTCCTTAACGTGTTTCTCAGCCCGGCTCTTGCAGATCTGGGGCCAACCTGGTCCTTGACTCCACTCCCATCCTATACCTGAACCCCAGATCTTCCTAGTTCAAATCTTGAACTCTGAGAAGGTCATAGATAACAAGGCGCTGAGGAAGACAGTTTAGATGGTGAGGAGCAGCTGGCACAGTGGTCTGGATTCTAGCCACTGGAGTTTTGACCTGGCTTGGATTTCTCTTATTTGTACTACCACAGTTTCAtggttttaagaattttctctGATGTAAAGTGTTAGCGAAAAGCTGGCATGAGCGCTTTTCGTTGTTCCCCACATGTAATTAAAGGATTCTGATCCCTTTATAATTAGCTAACTCTTACCCCCAATGCTGACCACAGCTCTGTAGTGAACTGAGCCTGCCTCATTAGTGGTTACGATTTATCCTCCTGCACATGGGCATTCTCTGGagtttctgtcttctctctggtTCTGTGCTAGTGGTTCTTAATCATTCTGGCACCTTAGGACCCATTGATCTTTGTAAACagtaaatgttttctctcatGGACACCATTCAGTGGAAGTAGTCTATCAAACGGcatcaaaataattcattttcccatttaaaaaataatctaccaATGACACTAACAGCTACCAACAACAGCTTCTAATTAGGAGATGTGTTATTGAGGGctgtctataaatatttttttacacaTCCTgacatttattagaaaaaaaaaaagtgaagagagTTTGGATTTGACAGAACAGTGTGTCTTTAAATGGtttgtgtgagtcgctcagttgtgtccgactctttgctaccccatggactgtagcataccaggctcctctgtccatgggattattcaggcaagaaaacgagtgggttgccattcctttctctaggagatcttcccaacccagggatagaacccaggtctcctgcattgcaagcagattctttaccatctgagctacaagggccCTTAAATATAATTTCAACCCTTACTGCTTAATTTTCTAGCCAAGTGTACATTAATAGCTGTTTTTCACTAATGCACCTATTGACTTTCCTGGTATTAATAAGTGTTTTAAGAGCCTAAAGTTCTGATTTTTCTAAACTATTGCCTGTGTAATGCATTTTTtgcaagataaaatataaaatattaagtagtTTTTCCCTGTAAAAGGATTGACAAATCAATTCAGAatagtctttgatttttttatattaaaaaaaatttataggcAATttcagtgtatatgtgtatatataattttaatgaataaaaattagaaaggatATCTGATGgacacattcttttaaaacatgagagccttgtgtgttagttgctcagtcgtgtccgactctttgtgacgccacggactgttcagcctgccaggctcttctgtccatgggattttccaggcaaggatactggagtgagttgccatttccttctccaggggattttcctaacccagggatcaaacctgggtctcctgcattgcaggcagatgctttaccatctgagctactagggaagctagTAGCTCAGATGGGAGATCCTTGAGGAGAAAGTAATTAGTAATCATCTGGTGGTACAAAGATGAAAGGCTAATAATTTAGGCAAAGGAAATGTTATCGGACCCTTAAGATGAGTGCTAGGAGACTCACTGACAGTGCTAGAACAGGCAGAAAGGCTGTGGAACACCTCCATCAGTACCGCTGGTTCAGTCAGTACCTGTAAAGGCCAGCAGTCCAATTCTATAGGCAGCTTGAGCTCTCTGTTCAAGGGCTAGAGAATTATCCGTCAAAATATTGCCAAgcatcagaattttttctttatgaaaaatacTCTCAGCTGGAGGGATGTATTCTTCCTCGTTCGTAGTGCAGAAGCCCTTCACGACACCCCAGCATTTCTGGAGGCGGTGATATAGCCCCACGAAGCACTGAAGAACCTGAGTCCAAAACTGCACGAAATAAGCCTGAGTCTTTGCCATTGTGTGAAAAGGCCAAGGGTGCCTCAGTCACGTCCCTGGCAGTAACAGAAGTGAACGGTCAAGAACTCTGGAACGCATCACTTAGCAACACCGTGGAATTGAATACACAAATCCGGGGCGGGGGgttgggggcgggtggggggagaCATGTATGCTGAACTTCTTTCTTCAGCCTGGCGTTGAGGCCTTCTGCACTTTGCGCTAAACCAAGCTTACATTCGCTTCTCTGGTGCAGAATCTCACCTCAAACTAAACTGGTTCCCCCTAACACACACTCAGTTGAGGTCCTGTCTTTGTGCCTTGTTTAGGCGATGTCTATTAGGAACTTGCTCATTCTGCTTTGACTGTTCCAACGTGTCAAACTTTCCACTCATCTTTCATAGTATTATGCCAATTTTGCTTACTTGCTACATAGAGTTTTTCTCTACATCATAGATTTTCTATGTTGATCCTATTTTGCTGAGAAAATAGAAGCAGTCAAAAAAGAACTTCcatgacttccctggtcatccagtggttaagaatctgcctgccaacgcaggggacacaggttccatccctggtccgggaagattccacatgtcctgcggcaactaagcccacatgctacaactactgagcccaaggcCAGGAGTCGAAAGgacgagaagcctgcgcaccacaactagagaaagaccgtGCAGCAACAAAACCCAGGGCAGCCCCCAAAAAGGGGACTTACATCAGTTCTCGCCATGATATCCACCCTCTGACCTGTGTGTGTCCATATCCTCTGGCTTTCCTCCTGTTATGCTCCCTCCGTTTATGCAGATTTCAACCAATCCTCCTCACTCCATTCAAGGAGATTTGCTCACAATCCTTCTTTTGCCTCTCAATTTTTCCATCTCAGCTGGGACCTTTGCATCATCAACAAGCATGCTGTaccttttctcattaaaaaaaactaaaacaactcTCTTGACTGTATACAGCCTCTTCCACTggttattcatttttcttctcctccttatACAAAAACTCTTCAAAGAGCTGCCATACTTGctctttgaacattctttgaactTCTCTTAAATATACTCCAAATTGGATTTCAACCCTATAGCTCCACTGAAGTTGCTCATCAGGGTCACTGGGGACCTTCCCTCTGCTGAATTCAATTCTCAGAACTCAGCATTTGTCACTCATTGCTCCTCGGAACACTTTTCTCACTTGGTTTCTAAGATGTCATATTCCTTTAACTTTTCCCCACGGgccatcttccttttcctttgctgTCTCCCCCTCTTCTTTATGACCTCTGAATATTGGAGTGGCCTGAGGCTCAGTCCTTGTAGCTCCTCTTGTTTTTTTATCTATACTTCCTAGATGAAATAAACCAGATGAAATAAACCACTTGCATAATGAAGActcccaatttttttcttttttaactggatTTCTCACCTGTACTCTAAACACATGTACTTTCAATCACCAAGATGGTATCTCCATTTCCATGCCTAAGAGGCTTCCCTGACTTAACAGACCCTCAAAGCAGAATTCTTGGTCTTCCTCTCCAAACCTGCTGcttctcagtttccctgtcttggAAGATGGCATTCCATCTTTCCAGTTTTTCAGACTGAAATTTTTGGATCCACCCTTGGCTTTTGTCTGTTTCATATCTCAGTTCCAACTTATCAACAGATCCTACTGGCTGTATTTTTGGTAGAAATTTGGATGCCTGTCCAAATctgggacattctacaaaatgtaCTTGTCTGTATTCTTCAAATATAGTAAGGTGTGGAAGTTTAAAGGGTGGGGGCACAACTGTTCCAGATTAAAAGAACCTAAAGAGGAGGGtcaccataggatccagcaatttcCCTTCTAgccatatatctggagaaaactaatttgaaaagatatatacaccccaatattcatagcagcactatttgcaataaccAACACATGAAATCAACCTCAATATTCAtctacaaatgaatggataaagaagatgaagtacatatataatggaatactgctgctgctgctgctaagtcactccagtcgtgtccgactctgcgaccccatagacggcagcccaccaggctccgccgtccctgggattctccaggcaagaacactggagtgggttgccatttccttctccaatgcatgaaagtgaaaagtgaaagtgaagtcactcagtcatgttcgactcttcgcgaccccatggactgcagcccaccaggctcctctgtccatgggattttccaggcaagagtactggagtggggtgctattgccttctccgaatggaatactactcagctacaaaaagagtgaaataatgccatttgcaacaacatgaacggacaaagagattatcatactaagtaaagtaagtcttacagagaaagacaaatatcatatgatagcacttatatgtggaatctaaaatatgatacaaatgaacttatttacaaaacagaagcaggctcacagacatagaaaacaaactaaattatggttatcaaagggagAGTTGGGAGAGGGATaagttaggaatttgggattagtagataaaaactattataaataaatgtaatagaTAAACCACAAAGTCCTACTATACAGTATTGGGAACtacaatatcttataataaaccataacgggaaagaattttaaaaagaatacttttaaatCTATATGAGTCACTTTGCTCTGATTCAGAAGctacacaacagtgtaaatcaagtAAAAAAGAACCTGAAGAGGCATGACAATTAAACATGGAAGCCATGGTTGGAACCCATGGTTGCAAACATGTAtccatgtatgtgcatgtatgtgcgtgagcatatgtgtgtgtgtgtatattctatAAAGGCTACGACTGGGACAACTGAGGAAACACAGAGCCTGCATTATCcgatatggtagccactagccacatatgGCTACAGAGTACCTGAAATGTGACCCATCTGAACTGTGATGTGCTgtaattgtaaaatatatactCTATTTCAAAGTatgagaaaaagaatgcaaaatattttattaatactttttatattgattacaagTTGAAAGATTTTGGATATATTAGGTTAAGTAAAACATATTATTAGAATTAGCTTCCTCTGTTCTTGTTACTTCATGTGGCTACCAGAAAATCTAAAACAAGCATGGTCCCTTTTTAAGGCCTTCGCATTTACCGTTGTATCTGCCTGGAGTGTTCTTCCCAGGGGTATCCACATATCCACATGACTCATCTGTCAGTTCCTCAGATGATCCTCGCAAGTCATTTTCTCttaggccttccctgaccactctcTTTGAAACTTGTGATCTTTGCCCTATCCCATTTCCCATCCCCAGCCTTGGCCTTGGGCAATTACATTCCTTTTctccgtctttttttttttggccacaatgcaaagcttgtgggatcttagttctgggCTCTGGGCAGTGGAGAGGCGGAGTGctaaccactgggcagccagggagttccctccttttctctgtcttattgtcttctttttctaGGATATGAGCCCTGTGAGGGCAGGAATTTTTATGTCTCGCACCAAcgagaccagcacagccaaaaaataaatacataaatttaaaatacaccaATAGCAACTTAGACAAAATGGGGCGGGACAGGAATGTGTTCCAGATGAAAGAATCAGATAAAATGTAGCTCTGTTTTTCCTCCAATTAGCATTACAACAAATCTGAGAAGTAAATGTCATTCTCATGTATGGATGAAGGAATTTCAAGATAAGAATAAATTCAAGTTGAGAATCAAGTGTAGTGGGTTGTGTAAATACCAATTCAACAAGAACATGTGAAAAAATACTGCAGACTCTGAACACGAAACTAgtaattcaaaaataatttttatttttaacttacatGATTGAAAGAGTGACGAATGGAAATGCCACAAAACTAAAAGCACCCCTTTCAACcaaaaacaaaatgcagaagTGAATACAAAAAGTATAGAATTATTCATGCaatactcaaaaaaataaaaaacccaaacaacaaaacaattctGTGACATTTGTGatttgactatttaaaaaaaatcacttcaacCATTTGACAGGGACTACAGACTATACATACTAACTGTAGGCTGTACAATGTACCTTTAAAAGGgaagatatgcatatatatataatatttataaatttacaaatttatatatacattataactTCACAGTTGAAAGAACTTATCTACCAGGAAGCCTGATAAACAATTTACACTTTAAACGAAataagaattgtttttaaaggtcttgctaaaatgtaaatatttcaaataacatCTAAATGATTATACAAGCACATTCAGAAAATAGTAGATATTCCATAGTTTAAATTACACTCACACATTATTTTGATATCTTGGCATATCCCACCTTATATACTCTTaagaggaagaaaagttatttaatAAGAGCTACTAAACGgacttgtattttatttaaaggaCTTACTACCCTGATATGAAAGCAATGACAGGAGCTGTTTTGACTATTTGGCCAAGGGTTCTTATCCAGTGATGAATGATTTCTCTAGGGCAGTAACCATTCAGGGCATTCTTCTTCCTTACCTTATAGTACTTTCTATAAAAGCAAAGACCACTGTTATTGATCCTCTGTTTTCACCTCactgttgtcatttagtcaccaagtcgtgtctgactcttcgaccccatggactgtagcctgcaaggctcctctgaccatggggtttcctaggcaagaatagtagaatgggttgccatttccttctccaggggatcttcccaacccagggatgaacatgcatctcctgccttgataGGCACATTCTTGACCataagcctccagggaagcccctttcaccCCATTAGGATTCCTCCAACTTCTATGTTCTTCTTCTTCAAGGAGCATCATAACTTTCTGAAAACTTCTGGTTTTGATCTGCCTTAGCAGCTAAATACTTCTATTATaaaaagtatcattttaaaaatgtctcttattaaaaaaaaagcttaggtTTTGAGTATCTTCTTAAAAATGAGTATGGTATAATCTTAATAAGGTAATTTTTAGTGATctacccatcttttttttttttttaaatccatctttGTTTTACATACTGGAAACATGCCTTTGGATTTTTCAcaatagagaaacaaaagaaattgtggcggcttgaaaaaatgaaaataaaaaatcttataatGTGTTCTTTTACCAGGTTCTGCAGGCAAACTTGTATTTGAagaaatccttttattttttttgcttcgCATTTAAGGTAAAATTAGGTACCTAAAGGGGCCACTCAACCCTGAGAACACAACAGAGGAAAAACTGCAAGGCATAGGATATTTATCAAAGTATCGTGTGACTATTTCAAGCTTATAGAAGAACTTCCAAAAAAGTACAAAGATGGCTGTTTTAAAATTCCATACGTACTAGATAAGACAGACTCTTCTACTAAGTTTTGTCAGCGGCAGTCAATGATGTAATCTACTGAAATATACATAGCCCTATTCTATTGGCCAAAGGAAAAGTAGATAAGCACTGTGAAACTGGACTTTGGATTCCTTCTAAAACACTTTAAATTTTCAGACAACTTCAACAGCTTCCAGCTAAGTCACAGCACCATCTTGATTAACAGGGCCATTTATTAAGACAGCTGTTAGGCAGAGTCAGCTTGTAATTAAAAGGCCGTGGCAACTTCACTTGCAAGACGACCTCCAACTTTTACACAATCTCGAGGAAATTTGTCCAACTGTTCATATGCCAGCCGCCCATCTTCTCCTGGATACGGAACACCAAAAGTAAATACCAGTTTGaactaaacatttttattcatcaCTCAGAATAATAAATTAATACCAGTTGGTATTAACTGATCAGTCcctcacactgtgtgtgtgtgtgtgtgtgtgtgtgtgtgtgtgtgtaagtggtTGAGCAGATAGCCTATAGGAGAAAACCTGCTCAAACAAGGCACATGAAACTTCTTACCATTACCTTTGTGAGTGTCAGAAATAAACATCAtgttacaaaaaaacaaaaacaaaaaaactcaccAAGAGATAAGAGAGTTTCTGAGGCCAca containing:
- the ARMH2 gene encoding armadillo-like helical domain-containing protein 2 produces the protein MAKTQAYFVQFWTQVLQCFVGLYHRLQKCWGVVKGFCTTNEEEYIPPAESIFHKEKILMLGNILTDNSLALEQRAQAAYRIGLLAFTGGPTAGNFAAEYMKEVAHLLQNYEMVPKIKILLLQSVASWCYLNPVNQRRAKHLQFIPILIDLFNDTSESTMKSETNSSLLVKFWGCYVLSVMTCNNLPCMQELKHCSSLKYHLQILASENWSGWPENFAEVLYFLIGFHRH